In Aquipuribacter nitratireducens, the following proteins share a genomic window:
- a CDS encoding SDR family oxidoreductase: protein MTIDPTTPPTGTVLVTGGASGLGAAVAAAVEKAGRRPVVLDRQPPPDRSLAWHEVDLADPEAAVAAVDAVAAEAGEAGVTGVVTAAGTDACGRLEDLDVATWARVVAVNLVGTAAVAKAAVPHLRRTRGRLVTVASTLGLKGVSDATAYCASKFGVVGFSRALATELAGEVGVTMLVPGGMRTAFFDGRTEQYRPGPDADLLDPAEVADAVVYALSRPAGVELRELVLVSSGEPSWP from the coding sequence GTGACCATCGACCCCACCACCCCGCCGACCGGCACCGTGCTCGTCACCGGCGGTGCGAGCGGGCTCGGCGCCGCCGTCGCCGCGGCCGTCGAGAAGGCGGGCCGGCGCCCTGTGGTCCTCGACCGCCAGCCGCCGCCGGACCGCTCCCTCGCCTGGCACGAAGTCGACCTCGCCGACCCCGAGGCCGCCGTCGCCGCCGTCGACGCGGTCGCCGCCGAGGCCGGGGAGGCGGGCGTCACCGGCGTCGTCACGGCGGCCGGGACCGACGCGTGCGGCCGGCTCGAGGACCTCGACGTCGCGACGTGGGCGCGCGTCGTCGCCGTCAACCTCGTCGGGACGGCAGCCGTCGCGAAGGCCGCGGTGCCGCACCTGCGCCGCACCCGCGGGCGACTCGTCACGGTCGCCTCGACCCTCGGCCTCAAGGGCGTCTCGGACGCGACGGCGTACTGCGCGTCGAAGTTCGGTGTCGTCGGCTTCAGCCGCGCCCTCGCCACCGAGCTCGCCGGCGAGGTGGGCGTCACGATGCTCGTGCCCGGCGGCATGCGGACCGCGTTCTTCGACGGCCGGACCGAGCAGTACCGGCCGGGGCCCGACGCGGACCTCCTCGACCCGGCCGAGGTCGCCGACGCCGTCGTGTACGCGCTGTCCCGGCCGGCGGGGGTCGAGCTCCGCGAGCTCGTCCTCGTGTCCTCGGGGGAGCCGTCCTGGCCGTGA